A portion of the Lolium rigidum isolate FL_2022 chromosome 1, APGP_CSIRO_Lrig_0.1, whole genome shotgun sequence genome contains these proteins:
- the LOC124672496 gene encoding uncharacterized protein LOC124672496: protein MGQPGSELMAPPLMRNNHGTPAMGVPSLRQPRSAQLTPQRLMQDGEVLPTLDIKGKGPTSEVFEQKVRVHVASLIAEDGTTGAAGLLIKKGAWQFICASCFPMQVTGPVLLAAACCEGIKIARAYQPTSIVLESHLFQLLDPLASAHAPCPQMEELMKLLDPSRCTVEAITEESNGAARQLAMHSLVTGVAEIFFGVPPDWLVLT, encoded by the exons ATGGGCCAACCAGGATCCGAGCTAATGGCTCCACCGCTGATGCGGAATAACCATGGCACACCTGCAATGGGAGTACCATCTCTGCGCCAACCTAGATCAGCACAACTCACCCCACAGAGGCTGATGCAGGATGGAGAAG TGCTGCCCACATTAGATATCAAAGGAAAAGGACCTACATCAGAAGTATTCGAGCAAAAAGTGCGGGTCCATGTCGCTAGTTTGATTGCAGAAGATGGCACTACAGGTGCTGCAGGGTTGTTGATTAAGAAGGGAGCCTGGCAATTCATCTGCGCGTCATGTTTCCCGATGCAGGTCACGGGACCAGTTCTTTTAGCAGCTGCTTGCTGTGAAGGGATCAAAATCGCTCGGGCCTATCAACCAACTTCTATTGTGCTGGAGTCCCATCTATTCCAACTGCTCGACCCTCTAGCCAGTGCTCATGCTCCATGCCCACAGATGGAAGAGTTGATGAAATTGCTGGATCCCTCACGTTGCACAGTGGAAGCCATTACCGAAGAAAGCAATGGAGCTGCTCGTCAACTCGCCATGCATTCTTTGGTGACGGGGGTGGCCGAGATATTCTTCGGTGTTCCACCGGATTGGCTTGTGCTTACTTAG